Genomic window (Streptomyces sp. LX-29):
GCGGCCCGCGTCCAGATGGGCCGCGAGCCGCGCCGCCGCCTCCTCGTAGAACTCGTCCAGCGCGCCCCGGTAGCCGCCCGGGTGGTCGGTGGTCTCGGTGGTGACCGGGTAGACCAACGCCTCCTCGACGTGGTCGGGGCGGATGTGCTCGGCGGCGATGGAGCGGGCGATGCTGCGCCCGTGCCGGGCGCTGTGGTACGCGACGACGTCGGCCTCCGCGATGACCTGGACCGCCCGTACGGTCATCAGCGACGGGTCGCCGGGACCCAGCCCCACCCCGTAGAGCCGGCCGGTGGTCTGCTGCTCGCTCACTCTTCCTCGCTCGCAATCGCGTTGATCGCGGCCGCGGCCATGGCGCTGCCGCCGCGCCGGCCCCGTACCACCAGATAATCCAGCCCCAACGGGCTGTCGGCCAGGGCGTCCTTGGACTCGGCGGCGCCGATGAAGCCGACGGGTATCCCGATGACCGCCGCCGGGCGCGGCGCGCCCTCGGCGACCATCTCCAGCAGTCGGAAGAGGGCGGTGGGCGCGTTGCCGACCGCGACGACGGCCCCCTCCATGCGGTCCCGCCACAGCTCCAGCGCGGCCGCGCTGCGCGTGGTGCCCAGCTCGGCGGCGAGCGCCGGCACGGACGGGTCCGAGAGCGTGCACACCACCTCGTTGTCGGCGGGCAGCCGCTTGCGGGTCACCCCGCTGGCCACCATCCGCGCGTCGCACAGGATGGGCGCGCCGGCGCGCAGCGCGGCCCGGGCGCGGGAGACCACCTCGGGGGAGTAGGCGAGGTCCTTCACCAGGTCGACCATGCCGCAGGCGTGGATCATCCGCACCGCGACCTGGCTGACGTCGGCGGGGAGCCCACCGAGATCCGCCTCGGCGCGGATGGTGGCAAAGGACTGGCGGTAGATCTCCGCGCCGTCCTTCTCGTAGTCGAACACTGTGTCCTCGATCGTTTCGGTCATCTCGGTCATGCCATTCGGCGCGCCGCCGCCACCGCGTCGGCGACCTCATCCGCCGTCACGGTCCCTGTCACTGTCCCTGTCGCTCCCGCTCCCGCGGCTGTCCCAGCCACAGGTGATCCCGGTACCGCCGGCCCCGGCCGACCCACGGCCGCCGTCGGAGCCGACGGACTCCGACGGCCCGCGGGCGCCCCCGCCGGGGCGCGGTCGTGGCCCACCCGGCCGCGCGCTGTGTCCGGCGGTCCTCCTGGCCCAGGGGCCGGGGTGTCCGCCGGCTGGTGCGGCGCGTCGGCGGGTTGGTGCGGCGCGGCCGCAAGCCGGCCCGGGGCGGCCGCCGTTTGGTGTGGTGCCTCGGCGGGTTCGGGCGGTGTGGCCGCGGGTTGGCGCCGTGGCTCCGCGGGTTCGCGCGGTACGTCCGCTCGGTCGTGCGGAGCTTTCGCCGGGTCCGCCGGCAGGTCCCAGACGGATACCCGGTAGCCGCTCCCGGTGGCCAGCACGTCCACCCAGCGGCCGGCGGCCGGGTGACCGCAGCGGCGCTCGCAGCCCGACCAGTAGACCGGCAGCGCGTCGAGCGCGGTGCCGCGCGCCGTCCGGGCGGCCTGAGCCGCGTCCGCGCGGACGTCGGCCAGCGACTTGGCACAGCCGGGGCGGCCCGTGCAGGCGCCGACGCCCAGCCACGGCGAGTCCACCGCGGTGACGAGTCCGGCGTCGGCCAGCTCACCGAGTCGGGCGGCGGCGACGTCGGCGCGGAGGCCGGGCAGCAGCACCCCGCGCCACGGCGTGACGCGCAGTTCGTCCGCCCCGTCCCGGCCGGCCACGTCGGCCAGCAGCCGCCACCGAGCGGCGGTCAGCCGGCCGAGCGGCGCCAGCACGGACAGCGCGTGGCGGCCGTCCGGCCCCACGACCAGGCCGGGAGCGGGCGGGGCACTGGGCGGGCCCGCGGGCGACGGCGGCGCGGTGGGCTCACCCGGCTCCAGGCCCGCCTCCACGAGCCTGCGCGCCACCCGCCGCGCCGACAGGGCGTGGGGGGCGGGGAGTTCCCGCACCCGCCAGGCGCGCGTGCCGCTCTCCGCCACCGCCGCGAGGAACTCCCGCGCCGCCAACACGGCGGCGCGCGGCGCGTCCTCGGCCGGCACCGGCAGCCCGACGGGGTCCGCGCCCAGGTGCAGCAGTGCGTCGCCCCCCGACGTTGCGATCAATGTCACATCGCCCCCGAGGGCCGCCACATCACCGCGTCCGTCGTCGAGCGCGAAGAGGAATCGCCCGGAAAGTCCGGCGGTGTCCGCATGTTCGCGCAGCAGTGCGTCGAGTCGCCTCGCCCAGCCCTGGACGTCGGCGAAGCCCACACCGTCCAGCCCGCACAGCGGCGAGGCGACCACGTTGCGTGCCCGCTCGTGCCGGTCCGACGGCAACAGCCCGGCGGCCCGTAGCCGCTCGGCGAGCTCGCCGCCGCAGTCGGCGGCCAGTCCGCGCAGCTGTACGTTGCCGCGCGAGGTGATGTCCAGCTGTCCGTCCCCGAGCTCCTCGGCGGCGGTCGCCAGCGAGGCTGCCTGATGGGCCGTCAGGAGCCCGGCGGGCAGCCGGATCCGGGCCAGCGCGCCGTCGTCGGCCGCGTGCAGACGCAGTGCGCCGGGGCAGGCGTCGGCGCGCCCGCGCACGGGCGGCTCGACCCCTGTCGGGGCGGTTGCGGGGGAGTGCGGCATGGCGGCGAGCATACCGACGACCTCGGCTGATGCCCTCCCCTCGGCCCGTCCGGCGGCTACCTCGCGCAAGCTCGCCCTTGCCCAGGGTTGATCTCCTCCCCGTACTATGCCTCTCGGTGGACCGCTCCGGTCCGCCACCGCCAGCGACGGCGTCAGGGGAGGAAGCCGGTGTGAATCCGGCGCGGTCCCGCCACTGTCAGCGCGGCGGCCCACCGGCCGTCGCGTGAGCCAGGAACTCCCGCCGTCCTCAACCGCCCGGGGCGCGGACCCCGAGGAAGGCTTGCCGCAGCATGCTCATGTTCCGGTCGCGCTCGGGCCCCGCGCCCCTGCCGCCTCCGGCGCGCCCGGGGCCCCCGGTGCCCGCGCCGCCCCCGGCGCTCCGGGAACCCCCGGCGCCCGGCGCCCCGTCCCCGATACGCCCGGCAGCGACAGCGACCACCCGGCGCCCGGCCCCCGCCCGGCGCCTGACGCCCATGGCCCGCACCACGCCCGCCGTAGCGACGATGGCGGCGCCGCCCTCGAAGCGCGCCTCGAAGCCCACGGCGACCGCCGTACGCGCCCGGTCCACGATGCCCGCGGCGTCCTCGACACCCGCCGTACGCACGCGGTCCATGGCGCGACCGACGTCCGCGGTGTTCTCCACGTCCGCCGTGGCGCCGTCGTCCACGGTGTCCCCGGTATCCGTCGTACGGGCGGTGGCCATGGTGCCGCCGTTCGAGGGGCGGTTCGAGGGGCGCTTCTCGTCCGCCCTGCCGACGCGGTACGCGGCGTTCGCCCTGTCCGCCGTCCGCGCGGCGGCCACCGCCGTCGCCACCCCCGCGGTCCGCACGATGCGCGCCGCCCTCCCCGCGCCGTCCCCGACGTGCGGGACACGTGGTGCCGTCCCGTCACCTATGACGCGCGGTGGCCTCCCGCCACGCACGACGCGCGGCGCCGCCCCGACGCACTCCGCGGCGTCCCCGATCTCCCCGATTTCCCCGGCCTCTACGGCCTCCCCCACGCCCGCCGCCTCGACGGCGTCCGCCCGACCGGCCGCCGTATCGGCCGTCGTCGCGCAGGCGTCCGCCATGGCGCAGGCGTCCGCCACGGCCCAGGTGCCAGTCACGGCACAGGCGCCCCCGAAGGCGCAGGCGTCCGTCACGGCGGCCGTCCGCGCGGCACGCTCCGTGCCGCGCGGGGCGCCGCTCTCCGCCGCGCACCGCGAGGTGTGCGGCACCATCCCCGCCCTCCACGCCAGGTCGGCTGCCTGGCTCGGCCCGAATGCGCGAGGCGAAGTCCTGTGATCCTGCTGCTGTCGACGTCCGACACCGATCTGCTCAGCGCCCGAGCCGCCGAGGGGCCCGTGCCCTTCCGGCTCGGCAACCCGGCCCGGCTCGACCTGGACGAGCTGCCCGCCCTCCTCGACGGCGTGGAGCTCGTCGTCGTTCGCCTCCTCGGTGGCGTCCGCGCCTGGCAGGAGGGGATCGACGCGCTGCGCGCCACCGACCTGCCGATCGTGGTGCTGTCCGGCGAACAGGCCCCCGACGCCCAGCTGATGGAAGCGTCCACCGTCCCGGTCGGCATCGCCGCCGAGGCGCACGCCTACCTGGCGCACGGCGGGCCCGCCAACCTGGAGCAGCTGGCCCGCTTCCTCTCCGACACCGTGCTGCTCACCGGCCACGGCTTCGAGCCGCCGAGCCCGGCGCCCTCCTGGGGCCCGCTGGAGCGCGCCGCGCGGAACGACAGCGGCCCGGTCGTGGCCGTGCTCTACTACCGCGCCCACCACATGAGCGGCAACACCGCCTTCGTGGAGGCGCTCAGCCAGGCCATCGAGGACGCCGGTGGGCGCCCGATGCCGCTGTTCGTCGCCTCGCTGCGGGCGCCCGAGCCGGAGCTGATCGAGGAGCTGCGGGCGGCCGACGCCATCGTCACCACCGTGCTGGCCGCCGGTGGCACCCGACCCGCGGAGGCCTCCGCGGGCGGCGACGACGAGGCATGGGACGCGGGCGCGCTCACCTCGCTCGACGTCCCGGTCCTCCAGGCGCTCTGCCTGACCGGCTCGCGCAGCGCCTGGGAGGAGAACGACGAGGGGCTCTCGCCGCTCGACGCCGCCACCCAGGTCGCCGTGCCCGAGTTCGACGGTCGCATCATCACCGTGCCGTTCTCCTTCAAGGAGGTCGACGAGGACGGGCTGCCGGTCTACGCCGCCGACCCCGAGCGCGCCGCGCGGGTCGCCGGCATCGCGGTCCGACACGCCCGGCTGCGCCACATCCCGGCGGCCGAGAAGCGGTTGGCGCTGGTTCTCTCCGCGTACCCCACCAAGCACTCCCGCATCGGCAACGCGGTGGGCCTGGACACGCCCGCCAGCGCCGTCGCCCTGCTGCGCCGGCTGCGTGAGGAGGGCTACGACTTCGGCACCGAGGAGATCCCGGGCCTCGCCTCCGGCGACGGCGACGAGCTGATCTACGCCCTGATCGAGGCGGGCGGCCACGACCAGGACTGGCTGACGGAGGAGCAGCTCGCCCGCAACCCGATCCGCATCCCGGCCGCCGACTACCGCCGCTGGTACGCCAAGCTGCCCAAGGAGCTGCGGGACGCGGTCGAGGAGCACTGGGGCCCGCCGCCGGGCGAGATGTTCGTCGATACCAGTCGCACCGCCGAGGGCGACCCGGAAGGCGACATCGTGCTGGCCGCGCTGCGCTTCGGCAACCTGCTGATCCTCATCCAGCCGCCGCGCGGCTTCGGCGAGAACCCCATCGCCATCTACCACGACCCGGACCTGCCGCCCTCGCACCACTACCTGGCGGCCTACCGCTGGATCGGAACCCCGCGGTCCGACGGCGGCTTCGGCGCCGACGCCATGGTGCACCTGGGCAAGCACGGCAACCTGGAGTGGCTGCCGGGCAAGAACGCCGGCCTGTCCGCCGCCTGCGGCCCCGACGCCGCGCTGGGTGACCTGCCGCTGGTCTACCCCTTCCTGGTCAACGACCCGGGCGAGGGCACCCAGGCCAAGCGCCGGGTGCACGCCACCCTGGTCGACCACCTGGTGCCGCCGATGGCCCGCGCCGACTCCTACGGCGACATCGCCCGGCTGGAGCAACTGCTGGACGAGTACGCCCAGATCTCCTCGATGGACCCGGCGAAGCTGCCGGCCATCCGCGCCCAGATCTGGACCCTGATCCAGGCCGCCAGGCTCGACCACGACCTGGGCATGGCGGACCGCCCCGACGACGACGGCTTCGACGACTTCCTGCTGCACGTCGACGGCTGGCTGTGCGAGGTCAAGGACGCCCAGATCCGCGACGGGCTGCACGTCCTGGGCGGCGCCCCGACCGGCACCGACCGGGTCAACCTGGTGCTGGCCATCCTGCGCGCCCGGCAGATCTGGGGCGGCACCTCGGCGCTGCCCGGACTGCGCGAGGCCCTCGGCCTCGACGAGGCCGCCGCCACCCGCACCGGCGCCGACGAGGCGGAGGAGCGGGCCCGGGCGCTGGTCCAGGCGATGGAGGACGCCGACTGGCGGCCGGAGGTCGTCGCGGAGGTCTGCGCCGGGGTCCCGGAGGAGCAGCGCACCGCGGTCGTCGCGATCCTGGACTTCGCCGCCCGCCAGGTGGTGCCCCGGCTGTCCGCCACCACCGACGAGCTCGACCACGCGGTGCACGCCCTGGCCGGCGGCTTCGTGCCGGCCGGCCCGTCCGGCTCGCCGCTGCGCGGACTGGTCAACGTGCTGCCGACGGGCCGCAACTTCTACTCCGTCGACCCCAAGGCCGTGCCCAGCCGGCTGGCCTGGGAGACGGGCCAGGCGCTCGCCGACTCCCTGCTGGAGCGCTACCACGCCGACAACGGCCGCTGGCCGGAGTCGGTCGGCCTGTCCCTGTGGGGCACCAGCGCGATGCGCACCGCCGGCGACGACGTCGCCGAGGCGATGGCGCTGCTGGGCGTGCGCCCGGTCTGGGACGACGCCTCGCGGCGCGTCACGGGCCTGGAGGCCGTCCCGCTGGACCAGTTGGGCCGCCCGCGCATCGACGTCACCCTGCGCATCAGCGGCTTCTTCCGGGACGCCTTCCCGCACGTGATCGGGCTGCTGGACGACGCCGTACGGCTCGCCGCCTCCCTCGACGAGGCCGACGAGGACAACTACGTACGGGCGCACACCCGCGCCGACCTCGCCGAGCACGGCGACGAGCGCCGGGCCACGGTCCGCATCTTCGGCTCGCGGCCCGGCACCTACGGCGCCGGTCTGCTCCAGCTCATCGACAGCCGCGACTGGCGCACCGACGCCGACCTGGCCGAGGTCTACACGGTGTGGGGCGGCTACGCCTACGGACGTGGGCTGGAGGGCCGCCCGGCGCGCGCGGAGATGGAGACCGCGTACAAGCGGATCGCGGTGGCGGCGAAGAACACCGACACCCGCGAGCACGACATCGCCGACTCGGACGACTACTTCCAGTACCACGGCGGCATGGTCGCCACCGTCCGTGCGCTGAAGGGCACCGCCCCGGCCGCGTACATCGGCGACAGCACCCGCCCCGAGACGGTGCGCACCCGCACCCTGCACGAGGAGACCTCGCGGGTCTTCCGTGCCCGCGTGGTCAACCCGCGCTGGATCGAGGCGATGCGCCGCCACGGCTACAAGGGCGCCTTCGAACTCGCCGCGACCGTCGACTACCTCTTCGGCTACGACGCCACGACCGGCGTCGTAGCCGACTGGATGTACGACAAGCTCGCGCAGAGCTACCTGCTCGACCCCGAGAACCGCGCCTTCCTGGAGGAGGCCAACCCCTGGGCGCTGCACGGCATGGCCGAGCGGCTGCTGGAGGCGGAGAGCCGAGGGATGTGGGCCGAGCCGGACGCCGAGGTGCTGGCCGCCGTGCGCGAGCTGTACCTGGAGACCGAGGGCAACCTGGAGAGCGGTTCCGAGGAGGACGCCGAGGGCTGACCGCGGCCACGGCCGAGGCCGAGACGCGAGACGGCGGCTACCGGGTTCAGGGAACCTGGTAGCCGCCGCCGCTGTCCGGCCACGGTGGCCGGCGCATCAGCTCGGCCCATTCGTGGTCGTAGGAGCCCGGGACCGTGCGGCCGGCCGAGGCCCAGCGCTGCACGAGGTCGGAGTAGATGGGCACACAGGCCGACTGAGGAACCGTTTCGGCCTGTGAAGCCCAGGTCAGTGGTCTGCTGCCCGGCGAGGCGAGGCGCCGTTGCGTCATGGTAGCCACAACCCATCAACGCGCGGCCGGGGGTGCGGTCACCCTCCCCGAGCGCGTCTCACCCGGACCGGGGCGGTCTCGTACGCACCAGCGATTTCGGCGCCCGGCGCACTCTTCTGAAAAGCGTTCTCGATATCGAATTCGGAATATCCGCCAATTGATAACCGTCTCCATTGCAGTCTTTGGAGAATTCTCTGACGCGGTGTTCAATTGCGATGTTCCGACGGCGATTCGAGGAGGAGTGGGTGGGCACTCACACGCAAGCGCACGAGGACGGCCAGGACGCGCGCGGCGAGCACGACCATGGACCGGGGGCGCATGGGCGACGAGCGCGGGACCACGGTGGTCACCGTCACGACGGCCCTGGCCGCGACGGCCACGACGGACACGGACACGGGCACGACGGCGGGCACGGGCACGACGGCCACGGCCACGGGGGCCGGGACGGCCACGGGCACGTCCACGCGGGCCACGACGGACACGGGCACGGGGGCCACAGCCACGGCGTGTCGGCCGACGCCGACCGCCGCTGGTTGACCCTCGCCCTCACCCTCATCGCCTCCTTCATGGCGGTCGAGGTGGTCATCGGTGTGATCGCGGGTTCGGTGGCCCTTCTCTCGGACGCCGCCCACATGCTCACCGACGCCGCCGCGATCGTGCTGGCGCTGGTCGCGATCCGGCTCTCCGCCCGCCCCGCGCGCGGCGGCTACACCTATGGCCTCAAGCGCGCGGAGATCCTCTCCGCCCAGGCCAACGGACTGTCGCTGGTGCTGCTCGCCGGATTCCTCGGATACGAGGCGGTGCAGCGGCTGATCGACCCGCCCGCGGTCGACGGCGGACTGGTGCTGGCCACCGGTCTGGCCGGGGTGGTCGTCAACATCGCGGCCGCCTGGTGCATGTCCCGGGCGAACCGCTCCTCGCTCAACGTGGAGGGTGCCTTCCAGCACGTCCTCAACGACCTCTACGCCTTCATCGGCACCGCCGTCTCCGGACTGGTGGTCCTGCTGACCGGCTTCGCGCGGGCCGACGCGATCGCCGCGCTGGTCGTGGTCGCCCTGATGCTCAAGGCCGGGGTGGAGCTGGTGCGGGCCTCCGGTCGGATCCTGCTGGAGGCGGCCCCCGCCGGTGTCGAGCCGGACGAGGTCGGCAACCGGCTGGTCGCCCATCCGCAGGTGGCCGAGGTGCACGACCTGCACGTCTGGCAGATCACCTCCGGCGAGGTCTCGCTCTCCAGCCATGTGCTGGTCGCCCCCGGCGGGGACTGCCACGCCGTGCGCAAGGAGCTGGAGACCGTGCTGCACCGGGAGTACGGCATCACCCACACCACCTTGCAGGTGGACCATCTGCGCGGGCACGAGGTGCTGTGGCGGCCGGTCGGGGCGGAGTCGGCGGAGCCCACGCCGCGCCCCGAGCACTGTCTGACCGCCCACGGCCCGGTGCACCGCGCGACCCCCGGTCTCGGCTGACCGACCCGCCGGTCTCACGCGACCCGCCCCCCCCGGCCCCCGCCGGGCGGGCGGGTCGCGGCGTGTCGGACGGGCCTCCCACGGCGGTGCGCACGTCCCTTGGCGGGGCCGATGGGAAGGGTGCCGAGCCCCGTGTCCAAGGGATGGAGGAATAACTGAACCGAAACATGCCACACCGGTATCGATCGGGCGCCGCGATGGTATGTTCGGCCTCAGCCTGAACACGGGGGGCGAGATCCGAACCTTCACCCATCATCACAACACGGGGGTCGGGATGAGGTTTCAGGTTCTGGGCAATTTCGAAGTGCTGACGAGCACCCACACACGGGCCACACCGAGCGCACCCAAACTCCGTCGCGCCCTGGCCCTGCTGATACTGCGGCACGGTGAGGTGGTGCCGACCAAGGCGCTCATCGACGAGCTGTGGGGGAGCAACCCGCCGGACAAGGCGGTGCGCGCGGTGCACACCTACGTCTACGAGCTGCGCCGGTCGCTGGCGCGCGGACAGGATCCGGATTCGGACGGCTCCTTCCTGGAGACCCGGCCGGGCGGCTATCTGATCCGCATTCCGGACGAGGCCGTCGACGTGAGCGCCTTCCGGGCGCTGGTCAGGGAGGGCGGCGACGCCCTGGCCGCCGGGGACCCGGCGCGGGCCAGCGCCACCCTCGCCCGGGCGCTGGGCCTGTGGCGCGGCGGCGCGCTGGCCAACATCGAGTGCGGGGAGTTGCTGGAAGCGCACGCCGCCGAGCTGGAGGAGAGCCGGCTGCGGGCGCTGGAGATGCGCATCGAGGCCGACTTCCAGCTGCGCCGCCACCATGAGCTGACCGGCGAGCTCAAGGCGCTGGCCAGGTCCAGGCCGCTGCACGAGGGCATCCACGCCAAGCTGATGCTGGCGCTGTACCGCTCCGGGCGGCGCAGCGAGGCGCTCAAGGTCTTCCAGGAGTTACGCGGCCAGCTGGTCGACGAGCTCGGCCTGGAGCCCGGCCCCGAACTCCAGCGGCTGCAGCGCTCGATGCTCATCGCCTCGCCCGCCCTCGATCCGCCGCCCGCCGGGGCGTACGCCTCCCGCCGCACCGCGCCCCCACCCGCCCAGCTGCCCCGGGACACCGCGGACTTCACCGGGCGGCGGCAGCTCCTCGGCGAGCTGGGCGGGCTGCTGGCCACCCGCTCCGGACGGGCCGGGCCTCCGGTGGTCTCCCTCGTCGGCATGCCGGGCACCGGCAAGACGGCCACCGCCGTGCACCTGGCCCACGCCGTCCGCCACCGCTATCCGGACGGTCAGATCTATGTGCCGCTCGGCGGCTCGCAGCGCGCCCCGGGCGCGGTCTGCGCCGCCTGCGGCCGCCACGGACCCGGGGGCGCCGCGGACGGCTGGGAGCAGATCCTGCGCGGCATCGGCATCCCGGCCGCCGAGGCGCCGGCCACGGTGGGGGAGCGGATGGCGCTGTTCCGCACCTGGAGCGCGGAGCGGCGGGTGCTGCTGGTGCTGGACGACGCCGCCTCCGCCGCCCAGGTGGAGCCGCTGCTGCCGGGCGGCTCCGACTGCGGGGTGCTGGTCACCAGCCGGTCGCTGCTCTACGGGCTGCGCGCCGAGCGCGTCGTCCGGCTGGGCTGTCTGTCGGTGCGGGACGGGGTGCGGCTGCTGGCCCGGATCATCGGCCGGGAGCGCACCGACGCCGAACCGCAGGCGGCGGCCGAGGTGGTCAGCATCGTGGACGGGCTGCCGTTGGCCATCACCTTCATCGGCGAGCGGCTGATGGCCACCCGTCCCATCCGCGTCTCCTGGGTGGCGGCGCAACTGCGCACCGCCAAGGGGCAGCGTCGCATGGCGGACCTGGCCAGCGTGGGCCTGGATCTCTACGACCGGCTGGAGGCGTGCTTCGACCGGCTCGACGGGGACACCCAGACCGCCTTCCTCCGGCTGGCGCTGGCGCCCCGCCGGATGCTCACGGCCGCCCAGGGGGCGCGGACCCTCGGTGTCGACCCCGCCGCCGCCGACATGGTGCTGATGCGGCTCGCCGACGCCTCCCTGGTCGAACTCGCCGACGACGGCGCCGACACCGAGCGGCACTACCGCTTCCGCGGGCTGGTGCGGGAGTACGCCTTGGAGCGGATCGGCGCCCCCGAGGTCTCCGCCGGCGCCGAAGCCGCCCCGCTCGCCGACTCGCGGGCCGGATCGGCGGCCGGGGCGGCCGCCGAGGAGGGAACGGGAGGCGCCTGCTGAGGGCCGCTCTTGTGGCAGACCTGTGCGTTTCCTGAGCGGGGGTGGGCACGCTCGCATCACGGCGTTTCCGGGCGAACGGCGCGGAACGCCGCGACCCCACCACCTCACCACCGGTGACGTTCCGAGGAGGAACCGTGAGCGCACAGCATGTCCCCGTCGTCTCGCTGGGCGATGTCGCGCCCGACCGCCGGCGCGGCGGAGAGCTGCGCACCCTGCTCAGCCCCAAGTCCGTCGGCTCCACCTCGGGCTTCCTCGGCGTGGCGGGCATCCAGCCGGGTGACTACGTCGCCGAGCACTACCACCCCTACTCCGAGGAGTTCGTCTTCGTCGTCCAGGGCAGCCTGGTCGTGGACCTCGACGGCACCCCGCGGGAGCTGCACGCCGACCAGGGTCTGATGGTGCCCATCGGGGTGCGCCACCGGTTCCGCAACGTCGGTCCGGTCCCGGCGCGTGTCGTCTTCCACCTCTGCCCGCTGGCCCCGCGCCCGGAGCTGGGGCACGTCGACACCGAAACCCATACCGGCTCCACCAGCGCCGTCGGCGGGGAGTGAGCGGGATGACCGCGCGTGTGGACAACTCCATCGTCATCCAGGCCCCGATCGACCTGATCTGGGACATCACCAACGACGTCGAGTCCTGGCCGGAGCTGTTCAGCGACTACGCGGCCGCGGAGATCCTGGTCCGGGAGGGCAACACCACCCAGTTCCGGCTGACCCTGCACCCGGACGACTGCGGCTCGTACTGGAGCTGGGTCTCCGAGCGCACCGTCGACCCCGCGACCCGCACCGTGCGCTCCCGTCGGGTCGAGACCGGTCCCTTCGAATCCATGGCCAGCGTCTGGGAGTTCACGGAGGTCGGCAGCGGCACGCAGATGCGCTGGGTGGACGAGTTCCATCTGAAGGCCGAGGCCCCCGCCTCCGCCGAGGCGATGGCGGCGCACATCAACCGCAGCACCCAGCTGCAACTGCGGGGCATCCGCGACCGGATCGAGGCTCGGCTCGCCGACTGACCGCTCGCCGTCCGGGCCCCGACTCAGCCCACCTCGTCGCCCGCGTGGCTCCGCCGCACCGGCGGCAGGAAGTCGCGGACCGGCGTCCGGTGCCACCACGCGCCGGTGGCGCGCAGCTCGCTCCAGGTCGTGAAGCGGTAGAGGTAGACCCGGGCCCGGACGTAGGTCGGCGGGTTGCCGGGGAAGGGGCTGGAGCGCAGCAGTCTCAGCGTCGCCCGGTCGTTGTCCAGCAGCTTGCCGACCAGCGGCACGAACCATGATCTGGCGTAGGCGGGGGAGAGCGCGGCGAACCACATCAGCCAGTCCAGCCGCAGATGGTACGGGGCGAACTGGCGCGGCAGCCGGCGCACGTCCCCCGGCTTCCCCCTGAACTCGTACTCCCGCCACACGGTGTCCTGGGTGACCACGGCCTCGTCCGTGCCCTCGATCACCACCTCGAAGCGGCTGCGGCTGATGGAGCCGAAGGCCCCGTAGGCGTTGACCAGGTGCAGCGGGTTGAAGGAGTAGTTCATCAGCTGATGGCCCGACAGCAGATTGCGGGCGGGCCAGTAGCTGAGCCACAGCGTGAAAGCGGTCACCGCCAGCACCAGTGCCGCGAACCACAGCGGGGCGGCGGGCGTCGACGGCGGCGCGGGCAGCGCCAACGCCTCGGCGGCGCGCCGGCCGTCGACCGCCGGCACCGCCAGCAGGATCGTCAGCCAGTTGAGCCAGGAGAAGTTGCCGGAGACCACCAGCCACAGCTGGGTGACGATGATCAGTCCGGCCGCCACACTCGCCACCGGCTGCGGGGTGAAGAGCAGCACGGGGAGGCCGAGCTGGGCGAC
Coding sequences:
- a CDS encoding precorrin-8X methylmutase; translated protein: MTEMTETIEDTVFDYEKDGAEIYRQSFATIRAEADLGGLPADVSQVAVRMIHACGMVDLVKDLAYSPEVVSRARAALRAGAPILCDARMVASGVTRKRLPADNEVVCTLSDPSVPALAAELGTTRSAAALELWRDRMEGAVVAVGNAPTALFRLLEMVAEGAPRPAAVIGIPVGFIGAAESKDALADSPLGLDYLVVRGRRGGSAMAAAAINAIASEEE
- the cobG gene encoding precorrin-3B synthase — protein: MPHSPATAPTGVEPPVRGRADACPGALRLHAADDGALARIRLPAGLLTAHQAASLATAAEELGDGQLDITSRGNVQLRGLAADCGGELAERLRAAGLLPSDRHERARNVVASPLCGLDGVGFADVQGWARRLDALLREHADTAGLSGRFLFALDDGRGDVAALGGDVTLIATSGGDALLHLGADPVGLPVPAEDAPRAAVLAAREFLAAVAESGTRAWRVRELPAPHALSARRVARRLVEAGLEPGEPTAPPSPAGPPSAPPAPGLVVGPDGRHALSVLAPLGRLTAARWRLLADVAGRDGADELRVTPWRGVLLPGLRADVAAARLGELADAGLVTAVDSPWLGVGACTGRPGCAKSLADVRADAAQAARTARGTALDALPVYWSGCERRCGHPAAGRWVDVLATGSGYRVSVWDLPADPAKAPHDRADVPREPAEPRRQPAATPPEPAEAPHQTAAAPGRLAAAPHQPADAPHQPADTPAPGPGGPPDTARGRVGHDRAPAGAPAGRRSPSAPTAAVGRPGPAVPGSPVAGTAAGAGATGTVTGTVTADEVADAVAAARRMA
- the cobN gene encoding cobaltochelatase subunit CobN, with translation MILLLSTSDTDLLSARAAEGPVPFRLGNPARLDLDELPALLDGVELVVVRLLGGVRAWQEGIDALRATDLPIVVLSGEQAPDAQLMEASTVPVGIAAEAHAYLAHGGPANLEQLARFLSDTVLLTGHGFEPPSPAPSWGPLERAARNDSGPVVAVLYYRAHHMSGNTAFVEALSQAIEDAGGRPMPLFVASLRAPEPELIEELRAADAIVTTVLAAGGTRPAEASAGGDDEAWDAGALTSLDVPVLQALCLTGSRSAWEENDEGLSPLDAATQVAVPEFDGRIITVPFSFKEVDEDGLPVYAADPERAARVAGIAVRHARLRHIPAAEKRLALVLSAYPTKHSRIGNAVGLDTPASAVALLRRLREEGYDFGTEEIPGLASGDGDELIYALIEAGGHDQDWLTEEQLARNPIRIPAADYRRWYAKLPKELRDAVEEHWGPPPGEMFVDTSRTAEGDPEGDIVLAALRFGNLLILIQPPRGFGENPIAIYHDPDLPPSHHYLAAYRWIGTPRSDGGFGADAMVHLGKHGNLEWLPGKNAGLSAACGPDAALGDLPLVYPFLVNDPGEGTQAKRRVHATLVDHLVPPMARADSYGDIARLEQLLDEYAQISSMDPAKLPAIRAQIWTLIQAARLDHDLGMADRPDDDGFDDFLLHVDGWLCEVKDAQIRDGLHVLGGAPTGTDRVNLVLAILRARQIWGGTSALPGLREALGLDEAAATRTGADEAEERARALVQAMEDADWRPEVVAEVCAGVPEEQRTAVVAILDFAARQVVPRLSATTDELDHAVHALAGGFVPAGPSGSPLRGLVNVLPTGRNFYSVDPKAVPSRLAWETGQALADSLLERYHADNGRWPESVGLSLWGTSAMRTAGDDVAEAMALLGVRPVWDDASRRVTGLEAVPLDQLGRPRIDVTLRISGFFRDAFPHVIGLLDDAVRLAASLDEADEDNYVRAHTRADLAEHGDERRATVRIFGSRPGTYGAGLLQLIDSRDWRTDADLAEVYTVWGGYAYGRGLEGRPARAEMETAYKRIAVAAKNTDTREHDIADSDDYFQYHGGMVATVRALKGTAPAAYIGDSTRPETVRTRTLHEETSRVFRARVVNPRWIEAMRRHGYKGAFELAATVDYLFGYDATTGVVADWMYDKLAQSYLLDPENRAFLEEANPWALHGMAERLLEAESRGMWAEPDAEVLAAVRELYLETEGNLESGSEEDAEG
- a CDS encoding cation diffusion facilitator family transporter, which translates into the protein MSADADRRWLTLALTLIASFMAVEVVIGVIAGSVALLSDAAHMLTDAAAIVLALVAIRLSARPARGGYTYGLKRAEILSAQANGLSLVLLAGFLGYEAVQRLIDPPAVDGGLVLATGLAGVVVNIAAAWCMSRANRSSLNVEGAFQHVLNDLYAFIGTAVSGLVVLLTGFARADAIAALVVVALMLKAGVELVRASGRILLEAAPAGVEPDEVGNRLVAHPQVAEVHDLHVWQITSGEVSLSSHVLVAPGGDCHAVRKELETVLHREYGITHTTLQVDHLRGHEVLWRPVGAESAEPTPRPEHCLTAHGPVHRATPGLG